The stretch of DNA CACACTGGACGCCGAGATCGGAAGAGGGAGGAAAGACTCTTATATCAAAACATTCGCCTAAGAACTGCTGGCAAAGGTATTCACGTGCGCCGCACCGGGATGCAAGTTCAGGATACGCAGCAGCGTCGATGACGAAGCGCGCGTCCAAGCGGCACCGGAAGCGGTGAGGGGGCGGGGGGGCGCGCGTGAAGGCCTCGGAGCGCATCGACCAGCACATCGCGGGGATCCCGGACTGGCGCGGCAAGGTGCTGGCCACCATCCGGAGGATCATGCTCGGGTCCGACCCCGGGGTCACCGAGGACTGGAAGTGGATGGGGACGCCCGTCTGGTACTGCGACGGGATGGTCGCGCTCGCGAACCCCCACAGGGGGAAGGTGAAGTGGACCTTCGTCCAAGGGGCGAACTTCCCGGACGCGGCCCACCTCTTCAACGCGGGGCTGGAAGGGAACGCCTGGCGCGCGATCGACATCTTCGAGAAGGACTGGCTCGACGAGGCGGCGCTCCGGCGGCTCGTCCGGACCGCTATCGCCTACAACCGTTCCAAGTTGAAGGGCAAGGAAGCCCCCGGACCGGCCAAGAAGCCGTCCCGTCCCTCGGCGCGAGGGAAGAAGGGGCCCTGAGGGACCCGTCCGCCGCGACGGTCTAGTGCCGCAATGGAGAGGGACCCGCAGATCGCTTGACCCGCTGTTGAGGGGCTTCGTATACTGAAATTGCCCCAACGACAACTGCGCGCCTCGCGCGCATCTCACAGGAGGAATGGCGCATGGAGCTCACGGGTAAGCGGGTCGCGGTCCTCGCCGAGGATCATTACGAGAACTTGGAACTCTGGTATCCGGTGCTGCGGCTGCGGGAGGCCGGCGCTCAAGTGACGATCGTCGGCCCACAGGCGGGGGAATCGTACAAGAGCAAGGAAGGCTATCCGGCGAAGGCGGATATCTCGATGGAGGACGCCCGGGCGTCCGAGTTCGACGCCGTGGTCATCCCGGGCGGATTCGCTCCGGATCGGATGCGGCGCCACCAGGCGATGCTCCGGCTGGTGCGGGAGGCGTTCCAAGCGGGTAAGGTCGTGGCCTCGATCTGCCACGCGGCCTGGGTACCGATTTCCGCCGGGATCGTTAAGGGCAAGACGATGACCTGCGTCAGCGCCGTCAAGGACGACGTCATCAACGCCGGCGCCAACTACGTCGACAAGGAAGTGGTGGTTGACGGCAACCTGATCTCGTCGCGGACGCCCCCCGATCTCCCTGCGTTCTGCCGGGAGATCGTCAAGGCATTGAGCGTCGCGAAGGTGGGTGCAAGGACGTAGCGTTGGGACTCGATCGAGACGCGGGGTCCGGCCTGACCCTGCCGGACCCCACGCGATGATTCTCCAGGGGTTCCCCGTCGGTCCGATCGGCGCGAACTGCTATATCGTTGGGGACGAAGCCACCCGAGAAGTGTTTGTTGTCGATCCGGGAGACGAGGCGGACCGGATTCTCGCGACGCTCACGCGGCTAGGGGTCCGTGCCAAGGCGATCGTCAACACGCACGGCCACTTCGACCATATTCAGGCGGTCGATGTCGTTCGGCGTGAGACGGGTGCCCCGTTTTGGATCCACGAAGCTGAGCGCGAGACGCTGGAGCAGGGGCCGGCTCGGGCTAAAATGATCTTTGGGCTCGACCTCCCGCCCTCGCCCGTCCCCGACCGGTGGCTGACCGAGGGCGACCGGATCGCCGTTGGGGGTGTGACCCTCACCGTCCATCACACGCCGGGCCACAGCCAGGGTGGGGTGTGCCTGGTGGGGGACGGGATTGCGTTCGTCGGCGACACGCTGTTCGCCGGCAGCATCGGCCGGACGGATCTCCCCGGCGGCGACCTGGACACCTTGCTGGCCTCGATTGCCCGCGTCTTACTGCCCCTCCCCGATGAGACCACTTGCTACCCGGGCCACGGGCCCGAGACGACGATCGGCGACGAGAAGCGCACGAATCCCTTTCTCGCCCCCCTCATGTCCCGGCGGCAGGGCGAGGATCGTTCCTAAGAAGTATTTGAGGATCGCTCGCGCGAGGATGCGGAGCCGGTGGACCGTGTCCGTGTGCGCGTTTGCGATTGGGTGCCTCGCCGCCTGCGCATCCTGGGTCGCGGCGGGCCCGGCGGAGGTGGTGCACATGACCACGGTGGCGTATTACGAAGGAAAGGGTGCCGATCCGGTCAACCACCGTCTCGATCTCTTCAGGCCCGACGGCCACGCCGGTACCCCCGTCCTCTTGTTCTTTCATGGAGGCGTCTGGCAACGAGGGGACAAGCGCGAGTACGGAAATATCGGGGAGGCGTTTGCCAGGCGGGGGATCCTCACCGCGATCGTCAACTACCGCCTCACGCCTTCCGTCCGCCACCCGGGCCACGTCCAGGATGCCGCGCGGGCCGTCGCGTGGGCGATGCACCACGCCGGGGAGTACGGGGGGCGAGCGGATCGGATCTTCCTGAGCGGGCATTCGGCCGGGGGCCACCTCGTGACGCTCCTTCTGTTCGACCCTCAATACCTGCGGGCCGAGGCCGTGGACCCCGAGCGCCTCGCGGGCGTGATTGCCCTCTCCGGCGTCTTTGACTTGACCATGCCGATCGACGACACCTCCGAGGGGGGATTCGCGCAGTTCATCTATCCGCCGTTTGGCCGCGCTCCCAAGGCGCTCGAGGCGGCCTCGCCGATCCGGCACCTGCACCCGACCCGCGTGCCGCTGTTGATCGTGGTGGCGGGAGAGGATTACCGGGACATGCGCGCGCAGTCGAAGGGGTTCGCCGACGCGGTCGGGCGCGTCGGGATCGCGGCGCGGTTCGAGACGGTTTCAGGCCGCGGGCACTTTCAGCTTGTGCAGGCGATTGGGACCGCAGGGGATCCCACCACCGACCTCGTGACACGCTTCGTCTCCACGCCGGCCGCACCGTAGCGCGATCGCGCCGGCGCCGCACGCCCGTCTGTCGGCGGCCGTCCGCAGAGTTCTCGCGATCTTCCCGCATTCTTCCACCGATGTGGCATCGGAGAACGCCTACTCATCCGAACAGGAGGGCATCCATCGTTCGAATGACGTTTTGAATCCACTCTTAGAACCAAGGGGATAGTCGCCAACAAATGAACTCTCGGATGAGAACAAGACGTTCGGGGGTGCAATCGGCACGCAGCTCGGTTGGCGACATGGGGGCGCTGAAATGAGGAGACGCATGTGGGCTTCTGAGGACGGGTTCAACCTGATCGAGATCATCGTCGCGCTGGCGGTGGTCGCCGCGGCGATCGCGATCGCGTTCCCGATGTTCAACTCCGCTCCCCAGAACCTGGCCGCCGATCTTCAGGATTTCTCGCTCAATCTCCAGGTTGCGCGGGAGTTTGCCGTGAGCCGCACGATCCACTACCACGTGGCGGTGGCCGCCGGCGGGCCGCCCTACCAGTATTCTATCGAGAGCTGCGACACCACGGTCTCGAACTGCACGTTGCCTGCTTCGTGGGCCACGCAGCGGACCATCACGCTGCGGCCCAACGTGTCGTTCTCGACCCTCCCCACACCCGCCAGCGCGGAGTTCGACACCCGCGGGCTCCTGGTGATACAGACGGGACAGGCCGATCCGGTGACATTCGCGCTTCGAGA from bacterium encodes:
- a CDS encoding DUF1801 domain-containing protein, producing MKASERIDQHIAGIPDWRGKVLATIRRIMLGSDPGVTEDWKWMGTPVWYCDGMVALANPHRGKVKWTFVQGANFPDAAHLFNAGLEGNAWRAIDIFEKDWLDEAALRRLVRTAIAYNRSKLKGKEAPGPAKKPSRPSARGKKGP
- a CDS encoding type 1 glutamine amidotransferase domain-containing protein; this encodes MELTGKRVAVLAEDHYENLELWYPVLRLREAGAQVTIVGPQAGESYKSKEGYPAKADISMEDARASEFDAVVIPGGFAPDRMRRHQAMLRLVREAFQAGKVVASICHAAWVPISAGIVKGKTMTCVSAVKDDVINAGANYVDKEVVVDGNLISSRTPPDLPAFCREIVKALSVAKVGART
- a CDS encoding MBL fold metallo-hydrolase, which produces MILQGFPVGPIGANCYIVGDEATREVFVVDPGDEADRILATLTRLGVRAKAIVNTHGHFDHIQAVDVVRRETGAPFWIHEAERETLEQGPARAKMIFGLDLPPSPVPDRWLTEGDRIAVGGVTLTVHHTPGHSQGGVCLVGDGIAFVGDTLFAGSIGRTDLPGGDLDTLLASIARVLLPLPDETTCYPGHGPETTIGDEKRTNPFLAPLMSRRQGEDRS
- a CDS encoding alpha/beta hydrolase — translated: MTTVAYYEGKGADPVNHRLDLFRPDGHAGTPVLLFFHGGVWQRGDKREYGNIGEAFARRGILTAIVNYRLTPSVRHPGHVQDAARAVAWAMHHAGEYGGRADRIFLSGHSAGGHLVTLLLFDPQYLRAEAVDPERLAGVIALSGVFDLTMPIDDTSEGGFAQFIYPPFGRAPKALEAASPIRHLHPTRVPLLIVVAGEDYRDMRAQSKGFADAVGRVGIAARFETVSGRGHFQLVQAIGTAGDPTTDLVTRFVSTPAAP
- a CDS encoding prepilin-type N-terminal cleavage/methylation domain-containing protein, with the protein product MWASEDGFNLIEIIVALAVVAAAIAIAFPMFNSAPQNLAADLQDFSLNLQVAREFAVSRTIHYHVAVAAGGPPYQYSIESCDTTVSNCTLPASWATQRTITLRPNVSFSTLPTPASAEFDTRGLLVIQTGQADPVTFALRDTARGWTKQVTVNGSGMVDRP